A stretch of Anaerohalosphaeraceae bacterium DNA encodes these proteins:
- a CDS encoding SH3 domain-containing protein — MVIGTNSIVYMVGLLWSLSAAAAATEPAAQPSGGNLLEKLAQMEFPQIAEVTGTDVNIRSGPGTSYYRCGKLNPGDKVTVVDILHNTWAKIVPPEGSYSWISKTYVQLNPNNPKVGVLTGDDVRVWAGSDFVEPLHSHSQQTKLYKGDIVELVGPADLDADYYKIKPPADAYLWVSMDYLKLLGPVSALKPAQPTPAAPQAPAAPQPSPAAVTPPTVPPSAPAAPAAEQPAAPAAEAAQPQPTPPAPAAPSADSLALQRCSQLRTEIEEQLKKPLPEQDYRAIKDELNKILQSPDVDRAKIYAESLLKQVASYELAVEVHRQLQLQDKMLEETRAKIAAAHQAQLQQAIPAEAKYLFVGVLKPSYIYTGRVGPRRFVIMDQNTRILCYLMTRDPAQQSKMEVLTDKIVGVRGTILDAPNALIPVVMVDEVVGIFEQQ, encoded by the coding sequence ATGGTCATCGGAACAAATTCGATTGTTTATATGGTTGGGCTTTTGTGGAGTTTGTCGGCCGCCGCGGCCGCAACGGAACCGGCAGCTCAGCCGTCCGGCGGAAATCTGCTGGAAAAACTGGCCCAAATGGAATTTCCGCAAATTGCGGAGGTAACAGGCACCGATGTGAATATTCGCTCCGGCCCGGGAACCAGCTATTATCGATGCGGAAAATTGAACCCCGGCGATAAGGTCACGGTGGTGGATATTCTGCACAACACGTGGGCCAAGATTGTTCCGCCGGAGGGAAGTTACTCGTGGATTTCCAAAACCTATGTGCAGCTGAATCCGAACAACCCCAAAGTCGGTGTTCTGACGGGCGACGATGTGCGCGTCTGGGCGGGGTCCGATTTTGTCGAGCCTCTTCATTCCCATTCTCAACAGACGAAGCTGTACAAAGGAGATATTGTAGAATTGGTGGGACCGGCGGACCTGGATGCAGACTATTATAAGATTAAACCGCCGGCGGATGCCTATTTGTGGGTAAGCATGGATTATCTGAAACTGCTGGGCCCGGTTTCCGCCCTGAAACCCGCTCAGCCGACTCCGGCGGCTCCGCAAGCCCCGGCAGCACCGCAGCCCAGCCCTGCGGCTGTGACTCCTCCGACTGTACCACCGAGTGCCCCGGCCGCTCCTGCCGCAGAGCAGCCCGCGGCCCCTGCCGCAGAGGCGGCACAGCCGCAGCCGACTCCTCCGGCTCCGGCGGCTCCGTCTGCGGACAGTCTGGCCCTGCAGAGATGTTCCCAACTGCGAACAGAAATAGAAGAACAGCTGAAAAAACCGCTTCCGGAGCAGGATTACAGAGCCATCAAAGATGAACTAAACAAAATCCTTCAGTCCCCGGATGTTGACCGGGCGAAAATTTATGCAGAATCGCTTCTGAAACAGGTAGCCAGCTATGAATTGGCTGTGGAAGTCCACAGACAGCTCCAGCTTCAGGACAAGATGCTGGAAGAAACCAGAGCCAAAATTGCCGCCGCCCATCAGGCCCAGCTTCAGCAGGCCATCCCGGCGGAGGCCAAATATCTGTTTGTGGGAGTCCTGAAACCCTCGTACATCTACACTGGACGAGTGGGACCCCGGCGGTTTGTCATTATGGACCAGAATACCCGTATTCTCTGCTACCTGATGACCAGAGATCCCGCTCAGCAGTCAAAAATGGAAGTCCTGACGGACAAAATCGTCGGCGTCAGGGGCACCATTCTGGACGCTCCGAATGCCCTGATTCCGGTGGTTATGGTTGATGAGGTCGTGGGGATTTTTGAACAGCAATAG